In a single window of the Chloroflexota bacterium genome:
- the nuoH gene encoding NADH-quinone oxidoreductase subunit NuoH: MGILSQPIGVIAEWLRNLLLGWGLSQGLTTVLLYLLGGAVVAILVQTWVIFLIWYERKLIGRIQDRLGPNRVGPYGLLQPFADFIKIMTKEVIVPSGADKPLYFWGPILMDAGVLMLWAVIPLMPMVGMDLNVAALYTIAVGGFATLGILLSGWSSNNKFALVSAIRTVAQMVSYEVPTVLALLIPVLLAGTMSLHGIVEAQHVWYIVFAPLAFLIYFVASVAENGRSPFDLMEAESEIVAGFHIEYSGMVFAIFYVADFLHAFTIGALAAVLFLGGWRGPGAESFPLLGFIYLWIKAFAVYFVGVWVRGTVPRVRVDQLMDFSWKFLTPLALILLVLTAVLDHFVFGLGTWVRALSHLLMNVVVAVAVLRYLDHHEKVRASRRQMVAQPGQYPVARPPRPAVAENPTEAAS; the protein is encoded by the coding sequence CACCGTTTTGTTGTATCTGCTCGGCGGCGCGGTGGTCGCTATTTTGGTGCAGACGTGGGTGATTTTCCTCATCTGGTATGAGCGGAAACTCATCGGCCGCATTCAAGACCGCCTGGGGCCGAACCGCGTGGGGCCTTATGGCTTGCTGCAGCCCTTTGCAGACTTCATCAAAATCATGACCAAAGAGGTTATCGTGCCCTCGGGGGCCGATAAGCCTTTGTATTTCTGGGGCCCGATTTTGATGGATGCCGGTGTGCTGATGTTGTGGGCTGTCATCCCGCTGATGCCGATGGTGGGGATGGACCTCAACGTCGCCGCGCTTTATACCATTGCGGTGGGCGGCTTCGCAACGTTGGGGATTTTGCTTTCCGGCTGGTCTTCGAACAACAAGTTTGCGCTGGTGAGTGCCATCCGCACGGTAGCGCAGATGGTGTCGTATGAGGTGCCCACGGTGTTGGCGCTTCTCATCCCGGTGCTGCTGGCGGGGACGATGAGCCTGCACGGCATTGTGGAAGCCCAGCACGTTTGGTACATCGTGTTTGCGCCGCTGGCTTTCCTGATTTACTTTGTGGCTTCGGTGGCTGAAAACGGGCGCTCGCCCTTCGACTTGATGGAAGCCGAATCGGAGATTGTGGCCGGTTTCCACATTGAGTATTCGGGGATGGTGTTCGCTATCTTTTATGTGGCGGACTTTTTGCATGCGTTTACCATCGGCGCGCTGGCGGCTGTGCTTTTCCTGGGTGGCTGGCGCGGCCCGGGGGCTGAGAGTTTCCCACTGCTGGGCTTTATTTACCTGTGGATTAAGGCGTTTGCTGTGTATTTCGTGGGCGTGTGGGTACGCGGTACGGTGCCCCGCGTGCGCGTGGATCAGTTGATGGATTTCAGTTGGAAATTCTTGACGCCGCTGGCGTTGATTCTGTTGGTGCTTACGGCGGTGCTGGACCATTTCGTGTTCGGCCTGGGCACCTGGGTGCGCGCGTTGAGCCATTTGCTGATGAATGTGGTGGTGGCGGTAGCGGTGTTGCGGTACCTGGATCATCATGAGAAGGTGCGGGCCAGCCGCCGCCAGATGGTGGCGCAGCCTGGTCAGTACCCCGTGGCGCGGCCGCCTCGCCCTGCGGTGGCCGAGAACCCGACCGAAGCGGCTTCGTAA
- the nuoK gene encoding NADH-quinone oxidoreductase subunit NuoK has protein sequence MIPLNWYLILAAALFSIGLFGVLSRRNAVAILMSVELMLNAVNINLLAFWRYRDPAHPVGMVFAVIVFAVAAAEVAVGLALFIAVYRRFNSVAADEINLLKW, from the coding sequence ATGATTCCGTTGAACTGGTATCTGATTTTGGCCGCGGCGCTGTTTTCCATTGGGTTGTTTGGCGTGCTTTCTCGGCGGAATGCCGTGGCGATTTTGATGAGCGTGGAATTGATGCTCAATGCCGTGAACATCAACCTGTTGGCTTTTTGGCGTTATCGTGACCCTGCCCATCCGGTAGGGATGGTGTTCGCGGTGATTGTGTTTGCCGTGGCTGCGGCGGAGGTGGCCGTGGGCCTGGCGCTGTTCATCGCCGTTTACCGCCGCTTCAACTCGGTGGCTGCCGACGAGATCAATTTGTTGAAATGGTAG
- a CDS encoding NADH-quinone oxidoreductase subunit J: MRRCGPAAARWWRSLVSTPWRGRLALRWPRTRPKRLRKRSRSMTAMQIIFLLTAVVTLFSALRVVTTPNMIHAALWLVTTLVGVAVLYVLLSASFLAVAQVVIYVGAIAILMMFVIMLTRREMRDHGPQTGKQWPWAAVLAVLLFGGLVWMVQSMSLAAAPVAEVPQTAIADLGKALVSPGGFVIPFEVASVLLLAALIGAVYVAWTRRHS, encoded by the coding sequence ATGAGAAGGTGCGGGCCAGCCGCCGCCAGATGGTGGCGCAGCCTGGTCAGTACCCCGTGGCGCGGCCGCCTCGCCCTGCGGTGGCCGAGAACCCGACCGAAGCGGCTTCGTAAGAGGAGCAGAAGCATGACGGCGATGCAAATTATCTTCCTCCTGACGGCGGTGGTCACCCTCTTTTCGGCTTTGCGGGTGGTGACGACCCCCAATATGATTCATGCGGCGTTGTGGCTGGTAACCACGCTGGTGGGCGTGGCTGTGTTGTATGTGTTGCTGAGCGCCTCTTTCCTGGCTGTGGCACAAGTGGTCATTTATGTGGGCGCGATTGCCATTTTGATGATGTTCGTGATTATGCTTACCCGTCGCGAGATGCGCGATCATGGCCCGCAGACCGGTAAGCAGTGGCCGTGGGCGGCTGTGTTGGCGGTGCTGTTGTTCGGCGGGCTGGTGTGGATGGTGCAGAGCATGAGCCTGGCCGCCGCACCGGTGGCCGAAGTGCCGCAAACTGCCATTGCTGACCTCGGCAAGGCGCTGGTTTCGCCGGGCGGGTTTGTGATTCCGTTCGAGGTGGCCTCGGTGCTGCTGCTCGCTGCGCTGATCGGCGCAGTGTATGTGGCCTGGACGCGCCGCCACTCGTAG